Within Amycolatopsis sp. cg5, the genomic segment GTGAACGCCACGTCGCCGTCTTCGGTCAGCTCGAAACCGTGCACGGCGGGCTCGGGCAGGCTGTTGTAACGGTAGGGCGCGGAGAAGTAATACGCGCCGGTATCGAGCAACGTCACAATGTCGCCCTGCTCCAGCAGCGGCAACGCCCGTCCTCGGGCGACCAGGTCGCCGGCGAAGCAGCACGGCCCCGCGATGTCCTGCTCGATCGGCATGCCCAGCCGTGGCCTGCCGATCTGGTCGTACGCGGCCACGCGCAGCTTCCACGCTTCGGGCACCAGCGTCGTGCGCGCCGCGACCTGCGAGCCGGCGTGCGTGATGGCGATCCGCCGCCCGCCCGCCGACTTCGTGTATTCGACGCGCGCGGCGATGAAGCCGTTCTTCGCGAGCAGCGACCGGCCGAACTCGGTGACCACGCGGTACCGGCCGCTGAACAACGCGGGCGCCGCGGCCATCAGCTCGGCGACGTGGTCGTGGAAGCGCGGCGAGTCGTGCTCGCTGTCGAAGTTCACCGACAGGCCGCCGCCCACGTCGATACCGGTCACCTGCTGATGCCCGGCCTGCTCGTTGATCTCCTCGGCCAGTCCCACGATCATCGCGACACCCTGCGCGGTGAGCCGCAGCGGCACGCCCTGCGACCCCGAATGCACGTGGATCCAGCGCAGCCACGGCCGCGAAAGGTAGGCCTCGATCAGGGTTTCGCGGTTGCCTTCGTCGTTCAGCGCGATCCCGAACTTCGACATGCTCGACGCCGTGCTGACCGACTCGATCGACCCGCTGCCGTGCTGCGGGTTGATCCGGATCCCGATGTTCGAGCTCGACGGCCGCTGACTGAGCATGTCGTCGATCCGCGCCAGCTCCTGGAAGTTGTCGATGTTGATCGCGACGCCCTCGGCCAGCGCCCGCTCCAGTTCACGCCGTGTCTTGGCGGGGGAGTCGAAGACGATCTCCTCGCCGCCGAACCCGGCCGCGTGCGCCTGCGCCAGCTCGCCGGGGCTGGCGACCTCGCAGCTCATGCCGAGTTCGCGCAGCTTGCGCAGCACCGGCACCAGCGGATTGGCCTTGGCGGCGAAGGCGTGCCGGACCAGTGACGGCTGCGGCCAGGCCGAGTGCAGCGCGGAGACGCTTTCGGCGAGACCGTCGAGATCGACGAACGCGGCCAGCGGCGCGCCGTCCGGATCGAGAAGTCCCTGCTTGGCGGCCGCCTGCACGGCCAGATTCCGGCGTTCCACGCGCTGCTGCACCCGTCGCTCCCCTCGGCAGTTCTTCGACACTTCCAGCATCGCGCCGCGGGTGGCCGCCGTCTTTGTGGCAAAAGCACGTTAAACCGGCCGCCGGGTGTGGAATCGGCCAGTGGGCGTCACCGCCACAAGCGCAGCTGCAGCTCGGCCACCAGCCGCTGCTCGGCGTCGTGCACGTCGAGGCCGCACACTTCCTCGATCCGGCGGATCCGGTTGCGGAGGCTGTTCGGGTGCACGCTCAGCGCCTTCGCCGTCACCACGACGTCGCCGAAGTGGTCCAAGTACACGCGCAGCGTGTCGGTCAGCTCGGTGTCGTGCTTCGAGTCGTGCGCGATCAGCCGCGCGACCGGCGTGACCACCCGAAGCTCGTAGCCCGCCAAGGTGTCGAGCATGCCGTGCAAGGTCGCCGCGCTGGCGATGTCCTCCAGCCGCGCGACACTCTCCGCGCGGT encodes:
- a CDS encoding diaminopimelate decarboxylase: MQQRVERRNLAVQAAAKQGLLDPDGAPLAAFVDLDGLAESVSALHSAWPQPSLVRHAFAAKANPLVPVLRKLRELGMSCEVASPGELAQAHAAGFGGEEIVFDSPAKTRRELERALAEGVAINIDNFQELARIDDMLSQRPSSSNIGIRINPQHGSGSIESVSTASSMSKFGIALNDEGNRETLIEAYLSRPWLRWIHVHSGSQGVPLRLTAQGVAMIVGLAEEINEQAGHQQVTGIDVGGGLSVNFDSEHDSPRFHDHVAELMAAAPALFSGRYRVVTEFGRSLLAKNGFIAARVEYTKSAGGRRIAITHAGSQVAARTTLVPEAWKLRVAAYDQIGRPRLGMPIEQDIAGPCCFAGDLVARGRALPLLEQGDIVTLLDTGAYYFSAPYRYNSLPEPAVHGFELTEDGDVAFTLLRRAETVEEVVGR